Genomic window (Leptolyngbya sp. 'hensonii'):
CAGTCTGACATGCTAATGAAGAGATCAGGCACTGGCATTCATTATGCGTAAGGTAACTATGGTTAGACTGACAATTGCAGTTTCGTTCGCCGCTTTACTCCTCCCTTTATTGTCTCCAGCCGCTGAAGCAAAACGAGAAGGAGTGCCAAAAGGACGCAGTGGTGGTGGCACACGCTGGGCTACTCCACAACCTAAAGCAACTGTTTCTCTAAAGCAGAAGCTGAATGCAATGTCTTTTGCGTCGAGGAACAGTTTACCGACCAAGCTTAAGCTTAAAGTGATCTACGGCTAGTCAACTGTCTCAAACCTGAGCACTGACCCAGAATATATTGCAGGCGTTCAACCTGGAGAAAATACGGATCCCTGAGGGAAGGTGCTTCATGAGATCTTTATACAGAGCAGTTGCGCTTGCGTGAAGTTCAAACTTGTCGCCCTAAACATCAATGATTTGTTTGGAGGTAGATAACCTCTATTCAGGCGCATTATTTCATGCCCGTTATTTCAAGCCTATTATTTCAAGTCTATTTCTACTCAAATACTTCACTGCCCATGAGAAAAGATCAGGAAGATTATGGTGGCAGTTCAGGAAGATCATAATGAAGCACAGTAGCGTTACGCTGAACCGTCTCCAGCATATCTTTGAGTTGGTTGAGCTGTACCTGTAGTGTATCTACCTGCTTACCCGCTTCATATTTACGCCTGAGCGCAGCCCGAGCCAGATCTTCTCGCCCCTGTTGCAAGGCCGAACGAGCTACTCGCTGCCAACTATCCCGATCGTTTTTTGCCTGTTCATAGCGGGGTTGAATTTCTTGCCGAGCCGCCGCAATATTCAGCCATGCCTGACGAACCGTTTCAGGCACCTGCTCCTGATCAGCCGTAGTGATGGCCTGCCGTACCATATCATACAGGTCATAGCCACCGACATGCCCCCGACCTAGTAGATAATCACGCACTTGCAAACTTTCATGCCGCCCGGTTTTACACCAGTTTGCGAAGTGCTCACAGTTATTGAAAATCAGGTTGTACTTCTGTTCACCCAGACGGCTCTCAGCCCTGTGAATAACCACATCAGGCACATAGCTGACATCATACTGTTTAACATAGAGTGAACGGTTACTGGAAAACACCGCCATGGAAGTGCGGGCGATCGTTTCCTTGCCCTTCTGATAGTGAATGACCGTGCCATCGCCACAATCAATCCCATGGTGTTCGTACAGACCAGGAACATTGTAAAAATCTCGGATAGTGTAGATCTGGTCTCCTCTAGCCATAATTGCAGGAGCTAGTCTTCCCGACGGGTTACATTTTCCTCAGGAGGAGCCGTTTGAGGCCGGGTGAGGAATGTGGGCGGCACCTTAAATGCTTCGCCTGTGCTGGATGGACTGGGTCGTTTCTCTGCATTGGCCTTGGTTTTCACGTCATGGGGTGCACTGCCAATTAAGATTTGAATCTTAGGACCGGAAGTGCCCAAACGAATCACCATCCCATCCAACACCTTAGTTTGGGTAATCCGTTCCCCATTGACAAAAGTTCCATTCGTGCCGCGAGAAATCACCTCCCAGCCAAAAGTCTGTCGCTGCAACTCCACATGCAATCGAGAGACAACCGCACTGTGAACAACAACCTCATTTTCCTTAGCTCGCCCAATACGGACCACAGATTCACTCTCAAAGGTCCAGCTTTGGACGGGAATGGG
Coding sequences:
- a CDS encoding lecithin retinol acyltransferase family protein, whose translation is MARGDQIYTIRDFYNVPGLYEHHGIDCGDGTVIHYQKGKETIARTSMAVFSSNRSLYVKQYDVSYVPDVVIHRAESRLGEQKYNLIFNNCEHFANWCKTGRHESLQVRDYLLGRGHVGGYDLYDMVRQAITTADQEQVPETVRQAWLNIAAARQEIQPRYEQAKNDRDSWQRVARSALQQGREDLARAALRRKYEAGKQVDTLQVQLNQLKDMLETVQRNATVLHYDLPELPP
- a CDS encoding FHA domain-containing protein, whose amino-acid sequence is MNLLHPTQPIPVQSWTFESESVVRIGRAKENEVVVHSAVVSRLHVELQRQTFGWEVISRGTNGTFVNGERITQTKVLDGMVIRLGTSGPKIQILIGSAPHDVKTKANAEKRPSPSSTGEAFKVPPTFLTRPQTAPPEENVTRRED